The Carnobacterium mobile DSM 4848 genome includes a window with the following:
- a CDS encoding YfhO family protein has product MQFSIKSFFYKQWPLLLAFFIPLLIMSGIYIIQGVYPFGNGSLMTVDLGQQYVDFFSYYRQTFFEDPSSFYYSFSKAIGGDMVGLWAYYLTSPFNLLFLLFPHSQVSLAITCLTLLKISLTGLSFGWLLRKAFNGNGFILAAFSISYALMGYTIVNQLNVMWLDGLIFLPLIALGVEQLLFQKKGLTYSLFLALALFSNYYISYMICLFLIGYFLFRLTGMSYSHSLSFKEKVKENFQLIGLFLWHSLLGAGLSAILLLPTFHSLLGSKASYTKLVFDWELAFPFHEMLSKLMIGAFNFDQMPTGYPNLFIGSLALVSFGCYFSNRAFPFRERITALLLMILYVVSMNLKAFNMVWHAMQYPIWYPYRFSFVVCFFMILNGYRSFMKMEGLRPLETFFSVILVTVIGISVYQGNYDFVYPEQIILTIVFSLLIIFLLIVKPQQYRWLALILFLITAVEMGTNAQIDLSRLSYVKQDSFSTYQKELDTTIAAIQKKDAGFYRIEKTFLRSKNDSFQADFPSVSHFSSTFEKEIPQLFGRLGFPVGDGFIAYANGTLVTDALFGIKYYISEQNELYRLPERKDELLKDASLLKQIEALPAAEMVNPAFQLSLMQTKPDLRAYQPFAETTRTVLYQNPYALPLAFGSNKAVLDVAAESNQPIQLQEELLRGLTGMPSQTKMFVPLDFTSTVYQNVSVSQTSQRQMYTKQISNEEASVTFQFKPETNGAYYVTLGPNVKEEDTAIYLNGLPFTQYPTYRDVLVLNLANVNKGDTITIKFSLKKSTLLLEDTQLYQLDQTAFTSAIDQLQQSGMDITEHSNVRIKGKVTIQEDQKLLFTSIPYSQGWTVKIDGIPAKTEKAVDSLLAVPIKSGTHTVTFQYRTPWFKEGMILSLISALLLLITHLAVLKTKNYHLFKGEQND; this is encoded by the coding sequence GTGCAATTTTCAATTAAATCTTTTTTCTATAAACAATGGCCTCTATTATTGGCCTTTTTTATCCCTTTGTTGATAATGTCAGGCATTTATATTATTCAAGGAGTTTACCCTTTTGGTAATGGTTCGTTAATGACTGTTGATTTAGGACAGCAGTACGTTGACTTTTTTTCTTATTACCGACAAACTTTTTTTGAAGACCCTTCTAGTTTTTATTATTCTTTTTCTAAAGCTATTGGCGGCGATATGGTGGGGTTATGGGCTTATTATTTGACCAGTCCTTTTAACCTTCTGTTTTTACTTTTTCCGCATAGTCAAGTTTCCCTAGCTATTACTTGTTTGACTCTTTTAAAAATCAGTTTAACAGGATTAAGTTTTGGTTGGTTACTAAGAAAAGCTTTTAATGGAAACGGCTTTATTTTAGCAGCATTTTCTATCAGCTATGCTTTAATGGGTTATACGATCGTCAATCAACTAAATGTTATGTGGCTGGATGGATTGATTTTTTTACCTTTGATTGCGCTGGGTGTTGAACAGCTGCTTTTTCAAAAGAAAGGATTAACTTATTCACTTTTTTTAGCTCTTGCTTTATTTTCGAATTACTATATTAGCTACATGATCTGCTTATTTTTGATCGGCTACTTTCTTTTTCGTCTTACTGGAATGTCCTACTCGCATTCGCTATCTTTTAAAGAAAAAGTAAAAGAAAACTTTCAGCTGATTGGTTTGTTCTTATGGCACTCTTTATTAGGTGCCGGCTTGAGTGCTATTTTGTTACTGCCTACTTTTCATTCTTTGCTGGGAAGTAAAGCCAGCTATACTAAACTGGTTTTTGATTGGGAACTGGCTTTTCCTTTCCATGAAATGCTTTCAAAATTAATGATCGGCGCTTTTAATTTTGATCAAATGCCTACTGGCTATCCCAATCTTTTTATCGGGAGTTTAGCCTTGGTTTCTTTCGGGTGTTACTTTTCCAATCGGGCTTTTCCGTTTCGAGAACGAATCACAGCCTTGTTGTTAATGATTCTTTACGTAGTCTCAATGAATTTAAAAGCTTTTAATATGGTTTGGCATGCTATGCAGTATCCAATTTGGTATCCTTATCGTTTTTCTTTTGTTGTCTGTTTCTTTATGATTTTAAACGGCTATCGCAGCTTTATGAAAATGGAAGGGTTACGACCACTTGAAACATTCTTCAGTGTTATTTTAGTTACGGTTATCGGAATCAGTGTCTATCAAGGCAACTATGACTTTGTCTATCCGGAACAAATAATTCTGACTATCGTTTTTAGTCTGCTTATTATCTTTCTGCTGATTGTCAAACCGCAACAATACCGCTGGCTTGCTTTGATTCTTTTTTTAATTACTGCTGTTGAGATGGGTACAAATGCTCAAATTGATTTGTCACGTTTAAGCTACGTTAAACAAGACTCCTTTTCAACTTATCAAAAAGAATTAGACACAACCATCGCTGCAATTCAAAAAAAAGACGCTGGTTTCTACCGAATCGAAAAAACCTTTTTGCGTTCCAAAAATGATAGTTTCCAAGCTGATTTTCCAAGCGTTTCTCATTTTAGCTCTACTTTTGAAAAAGAGATCCCGCAATTGTTTGGACGGTTGGGCTTTCCTGTAGGTGATGGTTTTATTGCCTATGCGAATGGCACTTTAGTTACAGATGCGCTTTTTGGAATCAAATATTATATCAGCGAACAAAATGAACTGTATCGTTTGCCTGAAAGAAAAGACGAATTATTAAAAGATGCCTCTTTATTAAAGCAAATAGAGGCTCTTCCGGCTGCTGAAATGGTTAATCCAGCTTTTCAATTGTCCTTGATGCAGACTAAACCAGATTTACGTGCTTATCAGCCTTTTGCTGAAACCACCCGGACGGTCTTGTACCAAAACCCTTATGCTCTGCCACTTGCGTTCGGCAGCAACAAAGCTGTGTTAGATGTCGCTGCTGAAAGCAATCAGCCAATCCAATTACAAGAAGAATTGTTACGCGGACTAACAGGAATGCCTAGTCAAACAAAAATGTTTGTTCCACTAGATTTTACGAGTACAGTCTATCAAAATGTGTCCGTCTCTCAAACCAGTCAAAGACAAATGTATACCAAACAGATTTCTAATGAAGAAGCTTCTGTTACGTTCCAATTTAAACCGGAAACAAATGGTGCTTATTATGTAACATTAGGACCAAATGTCAAAGAAGAGGATACAGCTATTTACTTAAATGGGCTTCCATTTACGCAATATCCTACTTACCGTGATGTGTTAGTCTTGAATTTGGCCAATGTAAACAAAGGCGACACAATTACCATTAAGTTTTCCTTGAAAAAATCAACCCTGCTTTTAGAAGATACGCAGTTGTATCAATTAGATCAAACTGCTTTCACATCAGCTATCGATCAATTACAACAAAGTGGTATGGACATAACCGAACACAGCAATGTTCGGATTAAAGGAAAAGTAACTATCCAAGAAGATCAGAAGCTGCTGTTTACCTCCATTCCATACAGTCAAGGCTGGACAGTGAAGATCGATGGCATTCCCGCAAAAACAGAAAAAGCAGTAGATAGTTTATTAGCAGTCCCAATAAAATCGGGAACACATACGGTTACTTTTCAGTATCGGACACCTTGGTTCAAAGAAGGCATGATTTTGTCTCTAATTTCAGCACTTCTCTTACTGATTACTCATCTAGCTGTATTAAAAACAAAAAATTATCATTTATTTAAAGGAGAACAGAATGACTAA
- a CDS encoding peptidoglycan D,D-transpeptidase FtsI family protein yields MKSNKKKNNKKKSHIPFRLNLLFFTVFLLFATLILRLGYLQIVQGEEFETQVQRTETTLATGTVPRGEIYDSQYRKLVGNTPLQAITYTRGKGISGKDMATIAMNLAQYIEMPHVTELDTKEDFDVSKRDLQDFWIALNESKINKRLSEKELNLPATELYQAQVNHVTDEDIQFTAEEQEAAAIFKRMNSAYALSTINIKSENVTDEEVAKVSENLLALPGVDTGTDWVRTYPEGEMLKSILGDVTTEAKGLPDNKAATYLAKGYARNDRVGNSNLELQYEQVLSGSKSKSATETNQNGDIVNTIQSYAGKKGDNLVLTTDMNFQKIVEDIARDSLVQHRQGLNDRVYVVASDPNTGKILAMTGQKINLSTGKIEDDALGAINGAFSMGSSVKPATVLAGYMDGALTLDDNTLVDEPLKFPGSNTISSVFNRGGSVALNDISALEQSSNVYMSKVAMRMGGQYTYTPNTTLKIDSREVIDKLRAYYAQFGLGIKTGIDLPGEGSGFVGTDITGAQPLFFSFGQYDTYTPIQMIQYVSTIANGGKRIAPRIVSEVRGTDEDGNLGAVETQLEPQILNTVNVGKTEFSRAQQGMYQVVHGANGSARSAFIGAEYDAAGKTGTAEASYFGPVESAQGSSVENRTFIGYAPFDDPQIAVTVVVPYLPLPNTNKENTSIARQVFDAYFRVGKYKNLDAEVAKDADSDDAEE; encoded by the coding sequence GTGAAATCGAATAAAAAAAAGAATAATAAAAAAAAGTCGCACATACCTTTTCGTTTAAATCTTTTATTTTTCACGGTCTTTTTATTGTTTGCGACGCTTATTTTGCGTTTAGGCTATTTACAAATCGTGCAAGGCGAAGAATTTGAAACTCAAGTACAACGGACAGAAACAACTCTGGCAACTGGAACGGTACCGCGTGGCGAGATTTATGACAGCCAGTACCGCAAGTTAGTGGGGAATACTCCTCTTCAAGCAATCACCTATACAAGGGGTAAAGGGATATCCGGAAAAGATATGGCAACCATTGCAATGAATTTGGCTCAATATATCGAGATGCCCCATGTGACGGAATTGGATACAAAAGAAGATTTCGACGTATCTAAAAGAGATTTGCAAGATTTTTGGATAGCGTTAAATGAAAGCAAAATAAATAAACGTTTATCAGAAAAGGAATTGAATTTGCCTGCAACGGAACTTTATCAAGCACAAGTTAACCATGTAACAGATGAAGATATTCAATTTACTGCAGAAGAACAAGAAGCAGCGGCAATTTTTAAACGAATGAACAGCGCCTACGCTTTGTCAACGATCAATATCAAAAGTGAAAATGTGACGGATGAAGAAGTGGCCAAGGTTAGTGAAAACTTGTTGGCTTTACCTGGCGTTGATACAGGTACTGACTGGGTTCGGACTTACCCTGAAGGAGAAATGTTAAAAAGCATTTTAGGGGATGTGACCACAGAAGCGAAAGGGCTGCCGGACAATAAGGCTGCTACTTATCTTGCTAAAGGCTATGCTCGTAATGACCGGGTAGGAAATAGCAATTTGGAATTGCAGTATGAGCAAGTCCTAAGCGGTTCAAAATCAAAATCAGCTACAGAGACCAATCAAAATGGCGATATCGTTAATACGATCCAAAGCTATGCCGGGAAAAAAGGGGATAATTTGGTATTGACGACCGATATGAACTTTCAGAAAATAGTAGAAGATATTGCGCGAGATTCTTTGGTGCAGCACCGTCAAGGATTAAATGACCGTGTTTATGTGGTCGCTTCTGATCCCAATACCGGTAAAATACTGGCAATGACTGGACAAAAAATCAATTTATCGACAGGGAAAATTGAAGATGATGCTTTAGGGGCAATTAATGGGGCATTTTCAATGGGATCATCAGTGAAACCAGCGACCGTCTTGGCCGGTTATATGGATGGTGCACTGACATTAGATGATAATACACTTGTGGATGAACCGTTGAAATTTCCGGGAAGTAATACGATCAGTTCAGTATTTAACCGCGGAGGCAGTGTGGCGCTGAATGATATTAGTGCTCTTGAGCAGTCATCAAACGTCTACATGTCAAAAGTTGCTATGCGAATGGGCGGACAATATACCTATACGCCTAATACAACTTTAAAGATTGATAGTAGAGAAGTCATCGATAAGTTAAGAGCTTATTATGCACAGTTCGGTTTAGGAATCAAAACTGGGATCGACTTGCCAGGTGAAGGCTCTGGTTTTGTCGGTACAGATATTACTGGTGCACAACCGTTGTTTTTCTCATTTGGACAATATGATACGTATACACCCATTCAAATGATCCAATATGTCTCAACTATAGCCAATGGCGGAAAGCGCATTGCGCCTAGAATCGTAAGCGAAGTTCGTGGAACAGATGAAGATGGTAATCTAGGAGCAGTAGAAACTCAACTAGAACCTCAAATCTTAAATACGGTTAATGTAGGAAAAACGGAATTTTCCCGCGCGCAGCAAGGAATGTACCAAGTAGTCCATGGAGCAAACGGTTCAGCGAGAAGTGCTTTTATCGGTGCTGAATACGATGCTGCAGGAAAAACAGGAACAGCTGAAGCGAGTTACTTTGGGCCTGTAGAAAGTGCCCAAGGATCTTCGGTAGAAAATCGGACATTTATTGGGTATGCTCCTTTTGATGATCCGCAAATTGCGGTTACAGTAGTGGTACCGTATTTACCGTTACCAAATACGAATAAAGAAAACACAAGTATTGCTCGTCAAGTATTTGATGCGTATTTCCGTGTAGGAAAGTATAAAAACTTAGATGCTGAAGTAGCCAAAGATGCTGATTCAGATGACGCTGAAGAATAG
- the dapF gene encoding diaminopimelate epimerase: MKFIKYHGTGNDFIFVDDKNIDESQLPEIAKKVCHRFFGIGADGLMMAGESTKADIKMNYYNQDGSVAPMCGNGLRCFGRYVHETGILAEERFMVETLAGILSVDVSRGYKDIVIDLNKPTYRLDYPDTVHPLTNGNSISLIVNGREYEMDVLFLGTLHGIILTADKVPDEDAYALCHHEFFPKWINVNFVQILDRKNIKLRTYERGVGYTLACGTGAASSQVIAHKKGLTDEKVKVHVDGGELNVLFADSVILSGPAVKVAVGEIMLENIG; encoded by the coding sequence ATGAAGTTTATTAAGTACCATGGAACGGGAAATGATTTTATTTTTGTGGATGATAAAAATATAGATGAAAGCCAACTGCCAGAAATTGCAAAGAAAGTATGCCACCGTTTTTTTGGAATAGGCGCTGATGGCCTTATGATGGCAGGAGAATCAACAAAAGCTGATATTAAAATGAATTATTACAATCAAGATGGATCGGTTGCTCCTATGTGTGGGAATGGACTACGTTGTTTCGGAAGATATGTTCATGAAACGGGTATTCTTGCTGAAGAGAGATTTATGGTGGAAACATTGGCTGGAATTTTATCGGTTGATGTAAGCCGCGGTTATAAAGACATTGTTATCGATTTAAACAAACCCACCTATAGGCTTGACTATCCTGATACAGTACATCCATTGACCAACGGAAATAGTATATCGCTAATCGTCAATGGAAGAGAGTATGAGATGGATGTCCTGTTCTTAGGCACTTTACATGGCATCATCTTGACTGCTGACAAAGTACCTGATGAAGATGCTTATGCTCTTTGTCACCATGAATTTTTTCCTAAATGGATAAACGTTAATTTTGTCCAAATTTTGGACCGGAAAAATATCAAGCTTCGTACTTATGAACGCGGAGTCGGATATACTCTTGCTTGCGGAACCGGAGCTGCTTCTTCACAGGTCATCGCTCATAAAAAAGGGTTAACGGATGAAAAAGTGAAAGTTCATGTTGATGGCGGAGAACTGAATGTTTTATTTGCTGATTCAGTTATCCTTAGTGGTCCAGCAGTAAAAGTTGCTGTAGGCGAAATAATGTTAGAAAATATTGGATAA
- the dapD gene encoding 2,3,4,5-tetrahydropyridine-2,6-dicarboxylate N-acetyltransferase, whose protein sequence is MNESFLTDAYEIAAYIKAAKKKTPVKLYVIGELDGVSYEGLKIFGSGRSFTIFGEAEDIRAFIEINKEKIVDTVLEYDRRNSAIPLLDITHIDARIEPGAHIRDHVTIQKGAVIMMGAILNIGAIIGENTMIDMNAVIGARGIIGKNCHIGAGAVIAGVLEPPSNSPVIIHDDVLVGANAVVIEGVTIGKGAVVAAGAIVLEDVPENTVVAGSPARIIKIKDEKTSKKTALMEGLR, encoded by the coding sequence ATGAATGAGAGCTTTTTAACAGATGCCTATGAAATAGCAGCTTATATCAAAGCCGCTAAAAAGAAAACACCCGTTAAATTATACGTTATTGGAGAGTTAGATGGAGTTTCGTATGAGGGACTCAAGATTTTTGGAAGCGGAAGAAGCTTTACTATCTTTGGTGAAGCGGAAGATATCCGGGCATTTATAGAAATAAACAAAGAAAAAATAGTAGATACTGTATTGGAATATGACAGACGCAACTCTGCTATACCACTTTTGGATATTACTCATATTGATGCTCGCATTGAACCCGGAGCTCATATCAGAGATCATGTTACTATCCAAAAAGGAGCAGTTATTATGATGGGGGCTATCCTCAATATTGGGGCGATTATTGGAGAAAATACAATGATCGATATGAACGCTGTAATAGGAGCTCGCGGAATCATTGGTAAAAATTGTCATATTGGAGCTGGTGCAGTTATAGCAGGAGTACTTGAACCCCCATCAAATTCACCGGTTATTATTCATGATGATGTGCTTGTCGGCGCTAATGCAGTTGTAATTGAAGGAGTGACTATCGGAAAAGGCGCAGTGGTTGCTGCTGGTGCGATAGTTCTAGAAGATGTTCCTGAAAATACCGTTGTTGCTGGTTCTCCTGCGAGAATTATAAAAATAAAGGATGAAAAAACAAGTAAAAAAACAGCACTTATGGAAGGTTTGAGGTGA
- a CDS encoding aspartate aminotransferase family protein translates to MALIDDDKKYVLNLYNRLPLEIIDAEGMYLTDVDGRKFLDFYSGIAVNILGHKHPKIMEAVKKQVDSYLHLSNYFVAPSTVELAKSLVENSFASKVFFANSGTEANEAMIKLAKKYGREKDPDKVNFVSLESGFHGRTIGGLSLTGNEKYKAQFAPVMPGVKHVPLNDLSALENAVDEQTCGIMFEVVQGEAGIRLVTEEFINKVKILAQKYDVLILIDEVQTGLFRTGKLFAYEYFDIVPDIVTLAKGLGGGLPIGAMLVSERLEEVLSPGDHGTTFGGNPVAAAAGKALLDVILENDFQEHIHRMSQLLFTELVKLQQKYPTIILEVRGLGLMIGVDVGIHAAKIKDAAFKKGVLLNVTGKSVIRLLPAFVVEEKDIQLFLDTFEEVMEELGN, encoded by the coding sequence ATGGCTTTAATCGATGACGATAAGAAATATGTTTTAAATCTTTATAATCGTTTACCACTGGAAATCATTGATGCAGAAGGAATGTATCTAACAGATGTTGATGGAAGAAAATTTTTAGATTTTTATTCAGGTATTGCGGTAAATATTTTAGGACATAAACATCCAAAGATCATGGAAGCTGTAAAAAAGCAGGTAGACAGCTATTTACACCTTTCTAATTACTTTGTCGCACCCTCTACCGTAGAACTTGCTAAAAGCCTCGTTGAAAATAGTTTTGCTAGTAAAGTGTTCTTTGCCAATTCAGGAACAGAAGCTAACGAAGCCATGATTAAATTAGCAAAAAAATATGGCAGAGAAAAAGATCCGGATAAAGTGAATTTTGTTAGTTTGGAGAGCGGGTTCCATGGACGGACAATAGGAGGGCTTAGTTTAACAGGCAATGAAAAATATAAAGCACAATTTGCACCAGTTATGCCAGGAGTAAAACATGTTCCGTTAAATGATCTTTCTGCTTTAGAGAACGCAGTGGATGAACAGACGTGTGGGATTATGTTCGAAGTCGTTCAAGGCGAAGCAGGCATTCGATTAGTTACAGAAGAGTTTATCAATAAAGTGAAAATATTAGCTCAAAAATATGATGTACTTATTCTTATTGATGAAGTTCAAACAGGTCTTTTTCGAACGGGCAAGCTTTTTGCTTATGAATATTTCGATATCGTACCTGATATTGTAACTCTTGCGAAAGGGCTTGGAGGCGGCTTGCCGATTGGCGCTATGTTGGTTAGTGAAAGGTTAGAAGAAGTACTGAGTCCAGGGGATCACGGAACGACCTTCGGCGGAAATCCTGTTGCTGCAGCTGCAGGAAAAGCTTTGCTTGACGTAATTCTGGAAAATGACTTTCAAGAACATATCCATCGTATGTCACAACTTCTTTTTACAGAGCTGGTAAAATTACAACAAAAGTATCCAACTATTATTTTAGAAGTACGTGGATTAGGCCTCATGATTGGAGTTGATGTGGGAATTCATGCCGCTAAAATCAAAGACGCCGCCTTTAAAAAAGGCGTGTTGTTGAATGTTACAGGAAAATCAGTTATCCGGTTATTACCTGCTTTTGTGGTTGAAGAAAAGGATATTCAATTATTTTTGGATACATTTGAAGAAGTAATGGAAGAATTGGGGAATTGA
- a CDS encoding M20 metallopeptidase family protein translates to MKIEELTETVTTIRRELHQIPEIGFNLPKTSAYVKKKLLEYGYEPCSVAQTGWIAVLEGKTTEAIAFRSDMDALEVAEETGMSFASQHAGRMHACGHDGHMALLLGFAKYLKSLPELKKTVVLIFQPAEEGPGGAKVIMESGILQKLNVNKIYGYHVYPDLPEGKIGLATGPLMARNGEFNITLEGKSAHAGQPHLGNDAIVAAAHVVLAVQNIVSRNLDPLEPAVVNIGTLQAGEVRNIVAGKAKLSGTIRSYDTATYLKIKERLAAICDGIKSITAVNCVLDITDFYPAVINDEKMIQLIMDSLDKEAFQVIKPVMLAEDFSFYQEGIRGVFMFLGTSRPDKGWTSPLHSGRFNFDEKVLLKGIELYARILKIENIL, encoded by the coding sequence GTGAAAATAGAAGAGTTAACTGAAACTGTTACCACCATAAGAAGAGAGTTGCATCAAATACCTGAAATTGGCTTTAACCTGCCAAAGACTTCGGCTTATGTGAAAAAAAAGCTGCTGGAATATGGATACGAACCTTGTAGTGTAGCACAGACAGGTTGGATAGCTGTTCTTGAAGGTAAGACAACTGAAGCGATAGCTTTTCGCTCAGATATGGACGCTTTAGAAGTGGCAGAAGAAACCGGCATGAGTTTTGCTTCTCAGCATGCTGGCAGAATGCATGCTTGTGGTCATGATGGGCACATGGCCCTTCTTCTAGGCTTTGCAAAGTATTTGAAATCACTCCCTGAATTAAAAAAGACTGTAGTATTGATTTTTCAGCCGGCTGAAGAAGGCCCTGGCGGAGCAAAAGTAATTATGGAATCAGGTATCCTTCAAAAACTTAATGTCAATAAAATTTATGGTTATCATGTCTATCCAGATCTTCCTGAAGGGAAAATTGGATTAGCTACGGGACCGCTTATGGCTAGAAATGGGGAATTCAATATAACCTTGGAAGGGAAAAGTGCTCATGCTGGTCAGCCGCATCTTGGCAATGACGCTATTGTCGCTGCTGCCCATGTCGTATTGGCTGTCCAAAATATTGTAAGCCGAAACTTAGACCCTTTGGAACCAGCAGTAGTGAATATTGGCACTTTACAAGCAGGGGAAGTACGTAATATTGTGGCAGGAAAAGCAAAACTTTCTGGAACAATTCGAAGTTACGATACAGCAACTTACCTAAAAATAAAAGAAAGACTAGCAGCTATTTGTGATGGCATAAAAAGCATAACAGCTGTCAACTGTGTTTTGGATATTACAGATTTTTACCCGGCTGTTATCAATGATGAAAAAATGATTCAGCTGATCATGGATTCTCTTGATAAAGAGGCTTTCCAAGTTATAAAGCCAGTGATGCTTGCTGAAGATTTTTCCTTTTATCAAGAAGGTATAAGAGGAGTGTTCATGTTTTTGGGGACTAGCAGACCTGACAAAGGATGGACTTCTCCACTCCATAGCGGAAGATTTAATTTTGACGAAAAAGTTTTACTCAAAGGTATTGAACTTTATGCCCGTATCCTTAAAATCGAAAATATTCTTTAA
- the rpmG gene encoding 50S ribosomal protein L33 translates to MRVNITLECTECKERNYISKKNKRNNPDRVEFKKYCPRERVVTLHRETK, encoded by the coding sequence ATGCGTGTAAATATCACATTGGAATGTACTGAATGTAAAGAACGTAATTACATCTCAAAGAAAAACAAACGTAACAATCCGGATCGTGTAGAATTTAAGAAATATTGCCCGCGCGAACGCGTCGTTACTTTACATCGTGAAACAAAATAA
- a CDS encoding 5-formyltetrahydrofolate cyclo-ligase, with product MSKKEIRQQMIKRLNNLPFEQKKEQEKNIYELLFGMEQWNKAEIIALTLSQELELSTYPIIEKAWREGKTVVVPRTKKNREMDFVVYSSTTPMETSSFGLTEPLKTLPAIPKSKIDLVIVPGLAYSEKGYRVGFGGGYYDRFLADYKGTTISLVFKEQKLGSFPVEAFDIPLDFLITAEKVKFLQK from the coding sequence ATGTCAAAAAAGGAAATTCGGCAGCAAATGATAAAACGGCTGAATAATTTACCGTTTGAACAAAAAAAAGAACAAGAAAAAAATATTTACGAACTGCTTTTTGGAATGGAACAATGGAACAAAGCTGAAATAATAGCACTTACCTTATCTCAAGAATTGGAGCTGTCTACTTATCCGATTATCGAAAAAGCTTGGAGAGAAGGAAAAACCGTTGTTGTTCCTAGGACGAAGAAAAACCGAGAGATGGATTTTGTGGTTTATTCTTCAACTACTCCTATGGAAACTTCATCGTTCGGGTTAACAGAACCCCTTAAAACATTGCCGGCTATCCCTAAATCAAAAATCGATTTAGTAATCGTTCCTGGATTAGCTTATTCGGAGAAAGGATACCGCGTAGGATTCGGCGGCGGTTATTATGATCGGTTCTTAGCGGACTATAAAGGAACGACTATTTCTTTAGTTTTTAAAGAACAGAAATTAGGGTCATTTCCAGTAGAAGCTTTTGATATACCGCTTGATTTTTTAATCACTGCAGAAAAAGTAAAGTTCCTACAGAAATAA
- a CDS encoding rhomboid family intramembrane serine protease: MDYQSEMKIKRFFKQPLLTYTFLGIQIVLFILMTFNGGSTNTQTLIEFGAKFNPFIAWGEWWRLITPMFLHIGWMHLLINSLILYYLGIQLESLFGHWRFGLIYLLSGFAGNAVSFAANNAISAGASTAIFGMFGAALMLGKTYPHNPAIQQLSKNFLLLVIINLVFGVFDSSIDLAGHIGGLAGGYLISTAISVADPLPRWKKKRLLHAVIFLVMVILFITIGYWKVQLLVN; encoded by the coding sequence TTGGATTATCAATCGGAAATGAAAATAAAGCGTTTTTTTAAACAACCTCTTCTAACTTATACCTTTTTAGGTATCCAAATTGTGTTGTTTATTTTAATGACTTTTAACGGAGGCAGCACAAATACACAGACATTAATTGAATTTGGAGCAAAATTTAACCCCTTTATTGCTTGGGGGGAATGGTGGCGGTTAATAACACCGATGTTTTTGCATATCGGTTGGATGCACCTTTTAATTAACTCGCTTATTTTATACTACCTTGGAATTCAATTAGAAAGTCTTTTTGGTCACTGGCGTTTCGGTCTTATTTATCTCCTAAGTGGATTTGCTGGAAATGCAGTAAGTTTTGCTGCTAATAATGCCATATCAGCTGGAGCAAGTACTGCTATTTTTGGTATGTTTGGGGCAGCTTTAATGTTAGGAAAAACTTATCCTCATAATCCAGCAATCCAACAATTATCTAAAAATTTTTTATTGTTAGTTATAATCAATTTAGTTTTTGGTGTTTTTGATTCTTCTATTGATTTAGCTGGTCATATTGGAGGACTTGCTGGAGGCTACTTAATTTCAACTGCCATTAGTGTCGCAGACCCATTGCCACGTTGGAAAAAAAAGCGTTTGTTACATGCCGTTATTTTTCTGGTAATGGTGATTTTATTTATAACTATTGGGTATTGGAAAGTTCAGCTTCTGGTTAATTAG
- a CDS encoding YqgQ family protein, whose protein sequence is MKTLYEVQQVLKRYGIFIYVGKRLWDIELMMIELKKIHEQGLIEDDEYFKAYLVLKQEHRIEEQKEMENKE, encoded by the coding sequence ATGAAAACTCTATATGAGGTGCAACAAGTATTAAAACGCTATGGTATTTTCATTTATGTGGGAAAGCGTTTGTGGGACATAGAATTAATGATGATTGAATTAAAGAAGATACATGAACAGGGCTTAATAGAAGATGATGAATACTTTAAAGCTTATTTAGTACTTAAACAAGAACACCGCATAGAAGAACAGAAAGAAATGGAAAATAAAGAGTGA